In the genome of Nocardia sp. NBC_00416, one region contains:
- a CDS encoding YbaB/EbfC family nucleoid-associated protein: protein MDAEPELASVLEEFQQQMKTVVRLQQERARLTATASVQEQRVTVTVNANGAVIETLFADNVSDLSYSEIAEAVTSAALEAAAEVARRSRELTEPLAEHRKRMPKLSDLVEGMPDLESLRPARVPVPTTPPNSPDRLEAETPEMEFADVEDRPGPTSGVTDKSW, encoded by the coding sequence GTGGATGCGGAACCGGAGCTAGCGTCTGTACTGGAAGAATTTCAGCAACAGATGAAGACGGTCGTCCGGCTCCAGCAGGAGCGGGCGCGGCTCACCGCGACGGCATCGGTACAGGAGCAGCGGGTCACGGTGACCGTGAATGCGAATGGCGCGGTGATCGAGACCCTATTCGCCGACAATGTCTCCGACCTGAGCTACAGCGAGATCGCGGAAGCAGTCACCAGCGCCGCGCTCGAAGCGGCGGCCGAAGTGGCTCGCCGAAGCCGGGAACTCACCGAACCGCTGGCAGAACACCGGAAACGGATGCCGAAACTCTCGGACCTGGTCGAGGGGATGCCCGACCTGGAGAGTTTGCGTCCGGCGCGGGTGCCGGTGCCCACCACACCGCCGAATTCCCCTGACCGGCTGGAGGCGGAAACTCCGGAGATGGAGTTCGCCGACGTCGAAGACCGCCCGGGTCCGACCTCGGGAGTCACCGACAAGAGCTGGTGA